From a region of the Candidatus Neomarinimicrobiota bacterium genome:
- a CDS encoding myosin kinase codes for MSRILNPAIIAYSLSSVVPAQESKPEVFVQLGHAGVVYSVAFSQDGRSALSGSADKTLKLWEVASGREVRTFKGHAESVKSVAISPNGRHALSGSNDKTLMLWDITSGREIRTFVGHSNDVTSVTFSPNGRYALSGSDDKTLKLWDISGGREIRTFIGHSASVNSVVFSPDGRTALSGAGDLLVGRVKLWDLSSGREIRTFEGHATAVASVAFSPAGRTALSWSTDGTLKIWEVSSGRESLLRGHAHSVHSVVISIDGRTALSGSRDNTVKLWDISSGREIRSFNGHKDHITLVAYSPDGRTALSGSKDKTLKLWEITKSRAIRTFKGHKGSIYSVAFSSDGKFIVSGSWDKTLKLWDLTKYRAIRTFEGHRVPINFVASSPEGKFILSGSKNSSLKLWEVSSGQESRTFTKHVTSAAFSPDGRYILSAGSFDETLKLWEVASGSNIRIFEGHSGWVSSVTFSPDGRYAVSGSIDGTIRIWDVETGEEIVKLVSFTDGEWVSITPEGYYDASPNGAKHLNVRVGNEVYSMDNYAETFFRPDLVQLALAGESLAGFATLDDIKPAPGV; via the coding sequence ATGTCTAGAATATTAAATCCAGCCATAATCGCATACAGCCTCTCAAGCGTAGTTCCCGCCCAAGAGAGCAAACCGGAAGTCTTTGTGCAGCTGGGGCATGCAGGTGTGGTCTATTCCGTTGCCTTCTCCCAGGATGGCCGCTCTGCCCTGTCGGGGAGTGCGGATAAGACTCTCAAGTTGTGGGAAGTGGCCAGCGGCCGGGAAGTCCGCACCTTTAAAGGGCATGCCGAAAGTGTCAAATCCGTGGCCATTTCCCCAAACGGCCGCCACGCCCTTTCTGGGAGCAATGACAAGACCCTCATGCTGTGGGACATCACCAGCGGCCGGGAAATCCGCACCTTTGTAGGACATTCCAACGATGTAACTTCCGTGACTTTTTCCCCCAATGGTCGCTATGCTCTGTCGGGGAGTGACGATAAAACCCTCAAGCTGTGGGACATCTCCGGCGGCCGGGAAATCCGGACTTTTATAGGGCATTCTGCATCGGTTAATTCCGTCGTCTTTTCCCCTGATGGCCGCACTGCCCTGTCGGGGGCCGGTGATCTCCTAGTGGGTAGAGTCAAGCTTTGGGACCTTTCCAGCGGCCGGGAAATCCGCACCTTTGAGGGGCATGCCACAGCTGTGGCATCCGTGGCCTTTTCCCCCGCTGGCCGTACTGCTCTGTCGTGGAGTACGGATGGTACCCTCAAGATTTGGGAGGTCTCCAGTGGCCGGGAAAGCCTCTTACGGGGGCATGCCCACAGTGTCCATTCAGTCGTCATTTCCATTGATGGCCGCACTGCCCTGTCGGGGAGTAGGGACAACACCGTAAAGCTATGGGACATCTCCAGCGGCCGGGAAATCCGCAGCTTCAATGGGCACAAGGATCATATTACTTTGGTAGCTTATTCCCCTGATGGCCGCACTGCCCTGTCTGGAAGCAAAGATAAAACCCTGAAACTCTGGGAAATAACCAAGAGTCGGGCAATTCGCACCTTTAAAGGACATAAAGGTTCGATTTATTCTGTGGCATTCTCCTCGGATGGTAAATTTATCGTATCTGGAAGTTGGGATAAGACCCTCAAGCTCTGGGATCTCACTAAATATCGGGCAATCCGCACCTTTGAGGGGCATAGAGTTCCGATTAATTTTGTGGCATCCTCCCCGGAGGGTAAATTTATTCTGTCGGGGAGCAAAAATTCTAGCCTCAAGCTATGGGAGGTCTCCAGTGGCCAGGAAAGCCGTACCTTTACAAAACATGTTACTTCCGCGGCCTTTTCGCCTGATGGCCGATACATCCTATCGGCGGGGAGTTTTGATGAGACCCTGAAGCTGTGGGAGGTCGCCAGCGGAAGTAACATCCGCATATTTGAGGGTCATTCTGGTTGGGTTAGTTCCGTCACCTTTTCCCCGGACGGCCGATATGCCGTGTCAGGGAGCATTGACGGTACGATCAGAATTTGGGATGTCGAAACCGGTGAAGAAATCGTCAAACTGGTTTCGTTCACCGACGGTGAGTGGGTCTCCATTACCCCGGAAGGCTACTACGACGCCTCCCCCAACGGCGCCAAGCATCTCAACGTAAGGGTAGGCAACGAAGTCTACAGCATGGACAACTATGCCGAGACTTTCTTCCGGCCCGACCTGGTGCAACTGGCATTGGCGGGTGAAAGCCTGGCCGGCTTTGCCACGCTGGACGACATCAAGCCGGCGCCGGGGGT